From Antedon mediterranea chromosome 9, ecAntMedi1.1, whole genome shotgun sequence, a single genomic window includes:
- the LOC140059003 gene encoding arylsulfatase A-like: MKAAMTYMIFRISCLLLVLLECSVCRPQNKPNIVIFLADDLGYGDLQATGNPISDTPNIDILYRDGLKLTQFYSSASICSPSRAGLLTGRYPVRSGFWINEFKPSLRLNSPLGLPLNETTIAELVADQGYKSALIGKWHLGVGRNREFLPKHQGFNHFFGIPVSVFTSGCPPQICFPPDVPCVTTVCTSTEPPLPLFLEDEIIEQPVNLLTLIERQTIAARSWVTEFSESDNPFLLMYWFVQPHVPHFASSRFHNSTLGGDYTDSLAEMDWQIGDIITKLKEIGEFDNTLFLFTSDNGPDKSSGFQGGSSGPFRCGKSSAFEGGTRVPGVVYWPSRIAPGISRELISHLDIFPTIASLIGSSVDNIQLDGYDISDVLFNMGKSPRSSLMFFNNTWKSPFAYRYNQYKAHSVLLESFSTISEDLDNYNARCCNAMPLSQQDPSLLYNLHLDPEERVNIGENKEMQSVLNQLHTARLLEESGLTYGESILHRSAAGRFQACCNEGCEPFPLCCQCVSNYTIELFSNSQRVTSVSFGSSQFTWLVAFLIIFVTALLSAIILLLIPRLRNKQNKQNYIKLT; the protein is encoded by the exons atgaaaGCTGCGATGACTTACATGATATTTCGCATATCATGTTTGTTACTAGTTTTGTTGGAATGTTCAGTTTGCCGGCCTCAGAACAAACcgaatattgtaatatttcttGCTGATGATTTAGGCTACGGTGATCTACAGGCGACAGGAAACCCGATCTCGGACACTCCAAATATTGATATACTCTATCGAGATGGCCTGAAGCTTACACAATTTTACAGTTCGGCTTCAATCTGTAGTCCATCAAG AGCTGGTTTGCTGACTGGTAGATATCCAGTACGGAGTGGTTTCTGGATCAATGAGTTCAAGCCATCACTGAGGCTAAACAGTCCACTGGGACTTCCATTAAACGAGACGACCATCGCCGAGCTCGTCGCCGACCAGGGTTACAAGTCTGCTCTTATTGGCAAGTGGCATCTTGGAGTTGGTCGCAACAGAGAGTTCCTACCAAAGCATCAAGgattcaatcacttttttgGCATTCCTGTCTCAGTTTTCACTAGCGGGTGTCCGCCCCAGATATGTTTTCCTCCAGATGTTCCTTGTGTAACAACAGTTTGTACAAGTACGGAACCTCCTCTTCCACTATTTTTAGAAGATGAGATTATTGAGCAACCAGTGAATCTGTTAACACTGATTGAAAGACAAACCATAGCCGCTAGAAGCTGGGTTACAGAGTTTAGTGAAAGTGATAATCCATTTCTCCTGATGTACTGGTTTGTGCAACCTCATGTTCCACATTTTGCCAGTTCACGGTTTCATAATTCTACCCTAGGTGGAGATTATACAGATTCCTTGGCTGAGATGGATTGGCAAATTGGAGATATCATCActaaattaaaagaaatcgGAGAGTTTGACaacactttatttttatttacgtCAGACAATGG tCCAGACAAATCTTCTGGTTTTCAAGGTGGTTCATCCGGACCATTTCGATGTGGAAAATCGTCTGCGTTTGAAGGCGGTACAAGAGTACCCGGTGTGGTTTATTGGCCAAGTCGAATTGCTCCTGGAATATCTAGGGAATTGATCAGTCATCTTGATATATTTCCAACGATTGCAAGTTTAATTGGGTCATCAGTTGACAATATACAGCTTGATGGTTATGACATAAGTGATGTGCTCTTTAATATGGGAAAG AGCCCTAGATCAAGTTTGATGTTTTTCAATAATACATGGAAAAGCCCATTTGCCTACCGTTACAACCAGTACAAAGCGCATTCCGTATTACTGGAATCTTTTTCGACGATCTCTGAAGATTTAGATAACTATAATGCTAGGTGTTGTAACGCTATGCCACTTAGTCAACAAGATCCCTCGTTACTTTACAATCTCCACCTAGACCCAGAAGAACGGGTAAATATTGGTGAAAATAAAGAGATGCAGTCGGTACTGAATCAGTTACACACTGCTAGATTATTAGAAGAGAGTGGCCTAACTTACGGTGAGAGTATACTACATCGATCTGCTGCTGGTCGTTTTCAAGCTTGCTGCAACGAGGGATGCGAACCGTTTCCACTATGTTGTCAATGCGTTTCAAACTATACAATCGAACTCTTTTCCAATTCTCAACGCGTCACATCCGTTTCCTTTGGTAGCTCCCAGTTTACTTGGCTGGTTGCATTTTTGATAATATTTGTAACTGCACTTTTAAGTgcaataatactattattaatacCACGTTTAAGAAATAAAcagaataaacaaaattatataaagcTAACTTAa